GGTGAggcattgtttgtgtttttgatgaCACCATGATTAAGTCTATGAAATCCACAAAAGCATGTAATGTTACATAAAAGATAATAAATATGATAATATCACAAAAGCACATACTACAGGAATGTGTGTATTCACATGCAGCTGTCCAGTGGTTGGGAGCAGGCGCTGGGGTCCCTGGTGGTCCCAGTCAAAGAACTGCTGTCAGAACCTCAACTGGTCCTGGACCAGTGGCTCAGTCTGGATGGAGCCTCACCTGACAGTCAGATCCTGCTGAGGGCCCAGCTCAAGGTGAGAGGCTacattttgtatgtgtatcACAATTCTTGAATGGTTTATATTATTTTAACTTCTCGTTAGGGCTTCGACATTACGGCAATACGGTTTATATTGTCTGTGGCACAATGATCAAGGACTAAAAGCTTGACTCTCCCCATGTACAGATCCTAGAGTCCAAGATGGTGGAGATGATAAGCCAAGGGACTGTGCCATGCTCTGCTTATGGTGGCGGCAGTGGGCAGGTGAAGCTGTCTCTGTCCTATGCTTCCAAGGAGAGAAAACTTGTTGCCATTGTACACGCCTGCAGGTACAGGCCTAGTCATTTTTATGTCTTCTCActagttatttattttatttcctATTTTGTATATCTTCAAATACCATTTGTAAGAGGAGCTTTGTCCaactaaacgtgtgtgtgtgtgtgtgcgtgtgtgtgtaggggcctGGTGTCGTCTAGTCCTCCAGACACCTATATTTCCCTCATGCTGTTGCCAGACAAAAGCAAGGCCACAAAGAAGAAGACTGCCACCAAGAAGAAAGATCTAAACCCAGAGTAcaatgagaggtgtgtgtgcctcgtgcttgtgtgtgtgtgtttaagttgtCATGACAGACTTGTAACGTGAGTGCCTTGGTCTGGCCCACCCTGCCAGGTTTGAGTTTGACGTGTCTGTGGAGGAGGCCCGGTTCAGACATCTGAGTGTCTCGGTGAAGAACAGCTCCACCACCTTCAGGAGCCGTGAGAAGGACGTCCTGGGCCAGGTCAGTCTGACGCTCTTTCACTGCTGCTCtgcacagacacaaccacactcaCCACCACTGGTTTGATTTACCGTAGCTATTGTAATATAATCACCCACCGTTATTGCATTCAACAATTACCTTTCAATTGAATACAAGTTAACTGCAAACATTTCCTTTAGGTTCAAATAGAGCTGGCTCAGATTGACCTGGTCTCTGGGATCACAAAATGGTGAGTCATACAGCCAGTACTGACAGCTTTGCCAAATCCACTGACATCAGATCAGTGGAGAGGTTCTCCGTATGTGTTTAGAAGCTATTTAAGTTGATGATTGacatccttctttctttctccccaagGTTGAACTTGGAGGAGGCTGAATAGTGTCAATAACAACCTGCTGCGCTTACCATACCTGTCAAAGGTCACCTGTATTATCTCACTCTGAGGCCTTCATCTTGCTACGCACAACACAATCACACCACTATGGCAGCCGACCCCTTTAATCATGTATATTCGTTTGCATGTGAGATTCATATTGCTATAGACTCACTCTCACCAAAGACAAGACTACATGTCAGAACAGTATACAACCTGGAGGGGAACAggatggaaaacacacacatatactgtatgttgtttttgtgtttatcaGTAATTCAACAGTTACGAAGGTCTTTGTTATGATGGTCAGAAATATTACATAAAGGTTTATGTGTTAATGATTTTAAGATGACTTTTTTTCTTATAACAGTTTGAAAGATTGAAGGATGCAATACTTTTATATTCATTTGCCAAGTTTATTTGGAAACTGTTAGATCTATGCCTTTAAAATATTGTATTTCACAATATGTGCACTTTTATTGGACTGACAACTAATGAAGGAAGGGTCCAGACGGATATTAGAGACATACTAATGAAGCAGGATGTGGATATGAACCAGTAATGTAATGTTTGGAATCTCGGGACTGTAGCCTACTGGATGTGCATTTTCATTGTTGGAATTAAAAGTATTATCTCTAAGACAATATAGCTACATCCTGCATATTCAAGATACTTTAACGGATGCCAAGTAAACAGTTGGTCTTTAACAACATGCCTTCgcaatacataaataaaaagaCGTGTCTTGCCATGTTTGCTTGTCTTTGCCGCAACTTTTAGTGTGAAATCCCTGCTTTGCGTCTGTGTGAATGCTCCATAACATAGACCCTCCCCTGACGTTGCTGGCTTTTAAGACAGTGCCTGATTATTACTTTCGTTTCATGAGCCTACCAAGCTGCCCAGAGTAGGACAACGCTGCGCCTCAAGTAAGTTGCTAATGGAACAATTCCAACAAGACTAGTACAGTATTTAAGTCATTCACAATAGTATTTGGACAACAATTAAGGTAAATTTGTCATTCAAATAAATCGTCAATCTAGGTTTTGCGATTGAAGTGAGCTCATGTCGTTGTAGGCTAATTACTTCTTTTTCGAATTTCGATATTTTTTTAAACGTAGTTAGGTCTTTAGTCACGCATGTTATGTACAAATGTGATATATAGCCGACTACTTATGGATTCTTATTGTTAGGTAAAAGTTTAGCATCACTGTTTTCATTTGCCAATAATTCGTGAAATGAAAGTGAAAGTGTTGCCTTCCGTGTTGTGGTGCACCAGTTAACCAGTGGAACCAGGCCCAGGGTTTGAGCTAGTacatttttttataaaataaaaagtctGAATGTGGCGTCTTGGCTATAGACGCTACGTTCAGTTCAAGCGTGAACGAACCCTACATAAATAACTACGTCATTTTCTATAAAGTCTCTGGAGCTGGACAACTGAACTGATACTTGGTAAAAAGTGAAATGGCTGGCATACCAGACCAGGTGACTCCCATGGAGGTGAGTTCATTGAGCATTCAGAAATAAAACCAGATAAATTGAGTGAAAATCATATATTACAATTTGTATTTTGATTTAATAATCTGTGTCCACATTGATTCCTGCATGGATCCATAATGGCTCTCCTAGGTTGATCCATCAAACACTACAGTAAGTTTCTTGAGTGTAACAGGTCTAAGTTTCAGGAAAGTTAATTACTGTTAGGGAGTTACTTGCCTCATATATTTCTTTTGAAACAacattaggcctacatgatgGTTCTTTACATGACATGTTCAATATTCAAGTAAAGATCCACTACCAATGTTGTTTGTTAATAGAGATAATGTAGGTTCGCTGCATTATCATTTTAAGATGTACAGTATGGTTATCTCATTAGACACCGGAGTTGCTGGTAGCCATTAACCTCTTGTTCTCCTCCAGACAGAGGCTGAAATGATGTCTTCCATGACTGAAGTGACTCCATCAGTAAGAGACATACGTTCTACGTTAGAAATTCATCATGATATTCTCATAGTAACTATAGTAACTCATAGTTACTATAGTAACTATAGATTATAGATTGTTCACAATCAGAAAGTTAAAGTACTGCCATatatgtttgtttcatacatgcACCAAACCAACTCCAATATTATTATCAAAAGGATGGTCATCTCAATGGAGTCACAGAGTTGATCTCTGTAAAGTTCTGATGTCTTTTAGCAAGGTAGACATTAAAGTGATAGACTGCTAATCTCCTGAAGGCTCCCCCACAGAACCTTACAGGGCAGCATGCTTCTACTGCCCCGACTGGACTGACAGATGCAACATCAGATCACCACAGGACTACTGACGTAAATCTGCTTTCAGCATCCACCTACTCCACCTCAACCTTGGAAAATGTTAGTCTATCCCTTTTTTGATTACAATGAGAATCTGAGAAACATGTCGGGGGTATAACCCTTTTGGTATCCATTAACTATTAAGAGCTATATTTAAAATGAATCATAGACTATCAAACCTGATTGAAGTTACCCCATTTAAGTAGCTTTATAAGgattaaattacatttttatttgacacCTCTTCTTGTTGGTTTTGTAGCCTCAGTCTAGAGCGACACATGTGGATGGTCGGAATGATGTTACTGGTTCCTCAGATATGTCTGCGGAGAAAAAGCCCCAAATTGATTTGGCTACAATCTATGCCAATGTGCAGTGGCATAATCAAACTGTACCACGAAAAGCAGCCCAAAAACTTCAAAAAGCCCTACAGAGATGGTTCAACAAGGACTGTGCTGTGAAGACAATTTCATGTGATTGTTCACCTCTGAACAATGAAGGCAGTTTTTTGTTGAAGATGTCCTCTTCAGTGAAGAATGAAGAATTGTTATATGGTAAACTGGAAAGACAGTCAAGTTTTAGATGTGCTGCTTAATAATCAATTTCATGATTCATTCAACTTAGagtgtaaatgtaattattatAAGACATGCATTTATCTAAACATACAAAAGTACAGGTTTCAGATTTTAGATCTCATTAATATTACAAAAGCAGCACAATAAAATCCATATTCTTTACACATTTTTCAAGCTTTAGATACCCTACCAAAAGAATTGGACCTGTGTGTCGAAGACAGTAAAGGCAAATTTCCAGATTGCAAAGTTCTGTTTCAGAAGACACCACCAGAGACTCAACGATCAGACCGTAACATAAAAACTCCTGAGAATGTATGTATAGTCAAATTCACTGCTCTGTTAATGGGTACGTGTTTAGAAATGTAATGCTTACAATGATTACTGTATATCAAATTGAATGACAACCATCATCTACATTTGAGTTTTGCATTGAAACCCCCCAGATCCCAAAGAAAGAAACATATGCAGCACCAAGTGACCGTTCTAATGGAATGGTGACAAGTGGACGAGCAGGGAGCGAGTGCAGTGTCCCTCTGACCACCTACTGGTACATGACCTCGGCATATCAAAAAGAGCTACAAAGCATAGAGACAAAACATCAAGTCAAAATTCAGGGAAGTGTAAAAGTGACCATCGAAGAGGCCAAGGATACAAGCAACTATCTACATACAAATGAAGCACTTGAAGAGTTCATCGACCTTGTCCAGAAGCATACAGGTGATTTGGACAGCTACGGTATTAATCTGGATCAAGTTGATTCTAAAGACTTAGGTGATGCGCTGAAGAAGGATCCCAGGTTGCTGCTGTCTCGTTCCTCCGATAAGCTCATTATATTTGGGCCTAGCGAGAGCATAAGGCGAGTTCAGAATGTCATGGGCAATAATTCCTCAATACATATGCCGGAATCCTCTGGGGCGTCTGGTTGGCTGTCTAAAGATCAGCCACAGAATATCACTATGGATATCAAGGACCCCCTGGTAACCCGTGGGCTCTCCATGCCCCTGAGCCTCTGGAAGTTGTTGAATGGGGCCTTTGATCAGAACATAAAAGACATCCAAGATAAATTTGGTGTGAAAGTGAAGTGTGAGCACTCTGATGGTAAAGTCCTAGTGAGAGCCGAGCCCAGTGTTGGACAGACCGTTTCTCTAGAGAGCCACGCCCTCGGAGCCCTGATGCACATCTACCAGAGGGTTGCCACGTCAACCATGAGCTGCAGCGTGCTGGCTTCTGATCGGAAGGCGGCTGTAGAGGACATGCTGGATGAAATCCACTCTCTGCACCCTCATGTTTGGCCAGAAGTGAACTCTGGCTCCTTGAGACTGTTGGGCCTACCACAACATTTGGGCCCTGCTGTCACTGAGttggagaggaagatgggaggGCCTGTTttcaaggaagaggacaagcaGAAGATCCTATACTCAGGAGACGACAGGTCCAGAGCTAGAACACCTAGTGACGGAAGGGCAGGAGGCGGAGCTACAGGAAACGATGATGAAGAGTGTTCCATTTGCAAGGACACATTTACAAACAAGAAGAAGTTAATATGCAACCATGAGTTTTGTAGCGATTGCCTAGAGCGATCAGTGGCGTCTCTAGGTCCTACCTGTCCTTTGTGCAAGCATGTGTTTGGGGAGATGAAAGGCAATCAGCCTGAAGGGATGATGCGTGATGGGACAACGGATGAAAAACTACCTGGATTTAATTACTGTGGCACCATAGTCATTGATTATAACATTTATGGAGGAATTCAATCGGTAAAAGTTTATAATTATATCATTATAATGTATAAATACATCAGAACTAGACTATAAGCATGCATTATTGCCGCTTCCTTTCGAAAGAATTCCTTTGTTATGTTTATTTCTGCCTTCTCTTGCATTCAGGAGAGGCACCCCCACCCTGGAAAGCCTTTTATTGGGACTACCAGAACAGCATATCTACCAAACAACAAGGAGGGCCAAGAGGTCTTGAGGCTGCTACGGAAAGCGTTTGACCAGAAGCTAATCTTCACTATTGGGACATCCAGAACTACCGGGGCAGAAGGCATGGTGACCTGGAATGACATCCACCACAAGACCAACACATATGGAGGCCCACAGCAGTATGAGATAATTGATATTTGTGTATATCAGTCAGGATTTCATTATTAATCagctctatttatttatttattcttaaTAGCTTAGTACCATATATACAGTATTCCAACATTTGACTTTAAACATGAAAAACTATCAACCAATAGACTGCTGCTATACTCAGGCTTGTACCGTTTCATTCCCCCAGGTTTGGATATCCAGATGATGGCTATCTGGCCAGAGTGAAAGAGGAGCTGAAATCCAAAGGCATCGAATGAAGACATTTAGAGAATCAAGCACCTGTGCCTGTAGCCCCCTGCAGCTGGACGATATTCAAGGTGTAGAACAGTCCTATGCCACACCAGGGCTTTCTAATCTTTCTAATCTTGATCCGTATTTTTGTTTTTGATGATTACGGGACAAATCGTGGATATATATCATAAGGCCCTCCTGTAGATTGATTCTAATTGGAAATGTCTATGGAAAGTATAGTATGTAAAGTATGTTTAAATCATAATTTCTTTTGCTTATCATGCACAGTAAGGGAAATCCAGAAAAGCTGGTTGTGCACTTAATGCAGTGACTCCAGGGACTAGTGATGCAGCAACACCCAGGTTCTACTGCCCTGTATGAGGTATACTAGAGAGATAACAAGCATGAACTGTATTACCCTTGCAGTTGTTGCTGCGTGCCAACCATATCATTACATATGAATATACTTCATATATAGAATATGTAACAAGTGGTGCTGATAACCAATTAGATTGCATTCAGATTCATCAACTTGTGTTATCAACATGTACAATGTTCACTTTAATCTGTATTCACTGCAGATTATGTTTTGGGTTGAcaaaaatgacaataaaaactACAGAGAAGGCTGTGTTTTTTCTTTGCATGTATGTAGAGCCTCCTGGGTCTAAGAGCACTGCATTCTCTAAAGGAACAGGTTGCACCTCTGGTTATCACAATGGTCATTCTATTAGAATACATgtgaaaagaaaagacaaaagcAGCAGGTAGTTTTCTGTACAGTTTTTAAAATTTTATTTATAACAATATCTGTTATTTAGTTTGTAAAGTACTCCAGCAAAAATTAAAACATTATTCTCTTTCCAGAAGAAAGTCTGAGCCTCCATGCATTGTGTACTATAAAAGCTATGTGTAGTTTCTCATTAAAAAACAAAGACTAATCAAAAAACAACCTTTCAAAAAATGCATGTATGATTTAGCAAAAATGCTCTTTAAGTCAAATGATTGTACTCATCTCTTTTCTCAATTAAAAACAAGACAAATGTGACAGCATGAAATCAAAAATAACACTTGCTGACAGGTACAGGAAGCAAAATAAGGATTTGTTATTGGTTATTCTAGATActtgaaggtgtgtgtttgttgtttttacaTGCATTAATAACATATGGCTGATCACCCCTTCTGACAGAAGCAGCATTTTGGGACCCAGCGGGGGAGCTTAAGGACACGTCAGGGCGACCGGCAGGGACGGCAGCGTTAGCAGCAGCATGACATGGGGACAGCATGACACGGGGACAGCATGACacggggacaggggacagggatatgaggaggaggagggggggaggtcgcAAGGCAAAGAACAAAGGAAACAAATGCACATCAGAGAGAAGTAAAACAACATTTTAAGAGCACGAACCTTCTTCCTCCTGAAGATTGAAGAAGTACTTTGCAT
The window above is part of the Osmerus mordax isolate fOsmMor3 chromosome 1, fOsmMor3.pri, whole genome shotgun sequence genome. Proteins encoded here:
- the LOC136938855 gene encoding E3 ubiquitin-protein ligase DTX3L-like isoform X10, with the protein product MMSSMTEAPPQNLTGQHASTAPTGLTDATSDHHRTTDVNLLSASTYSTSTLENPQSRATHVDGRNDVTGSSDMSAEKKPQIDLATIYANVQWHNQTVPRKAAQKLQKALQRWFNKDCAVKTISCDCSPLNNEGSFLLKMSSSVKNEELLYALDTLPKELDLCVEDSKGKFPDCKVLFQKTPPETQRSDRNIKTPENIPKKETYAAPSDRSNGMVTSGRAGSECSVPLTTYWYMTSAYQKELQSIETKHQVKIQGSVKVTIEEAKDTSNYLHTNEALEEFIDLVQKHTGDLDSYGINLDQVDSKDLGDALKKDPRLLLSRSSDKLIIFGPSESIRRVQNVMGNNSSIHMPESSGASGWLSKDQPQNITMDIKDPLVTRGLSMPLSLWKLLNGAFDQNIKDIQDKFGVKVKCEHSDGKVLVRAEPSVGQTVSLESHALGALMHIYQRVATSTMSCSVLASDRKAAVEDMLDEIHSLHPHVWPEVNSGSLRLLGLPQHLGPAVTELERKMGGPVFKEEDKQKILYSGDDRSRARTPSDGRAGGGATGNDDEECSICKDTFTNKKKLICNHEFCSDCLERSVASLGPTCPLCKHVFGEMKGNQPEGMMRDGTTDEKLPGFNYCGTIVIDYNIYGGIQSERHPHPGKPFIGTTRTAYLPNNKEGQEVLRLLRKAFDQKLIFTIGTSRTTGAEGMVTWNDIHHKTNTYGGPQQFGYPDDGYLARVKEELKSKGIE
- the LOC136938855 gene encoding E3 ubiquitin-protein ligase DTX3L-like isoform X8, giving the protein MMSSMTEVTPSAPPQNLTGQHASTAPTGLTDATSDHHRTTDVNLLSASTYSTSTLENPQSRATHVDGRNDVTGSSDMSAEKKPQIDLATIYANVQWHNQTVPRKAAQKLQKALQRWFNKDCAVKTISCDCSPLNNEGSFLLKMSSSVKNEELLYALDTLPKELDLCVEDSKGKFPDCKVLFQKTPPETQRSDRNIKTPENIPKKETYAAPSDRSNGMVTSGRAGSECSVPLTTYWYMTSAYQKELQSIETKHQVKIQGSVKVTIEEAKDTSNYLHTNEALEEFIDLVQKHTGDLDSYGINLDQVDSKDLGDALKKDPRLLLSRSSDKLIIFGPSESIRRVQNVMGNNSSIHMPESSGASGWLSKDQPQNITMDIKDPLVTRGLSMPLSLWKLLNGAFDQNIKDIQDKFGVKVKCEHSDGKVLVRAEPSVGQTVSLESHALGALMHIYQRVATSTMSCSVLASDRKAAVEDMLDEIHSLHPHVWPEVNSGSLRLLGLPQHLGPAVTELERKMGGPVFKEEDKQKILYSGDDRSRARTPSDGRAGGGATGNDDEECSICKDTFTNKKKLICNHEFCSDCLERSVASLGPTCPLCKHVFGEMKGNQPEGMMRDGTTDEKLPGFNYCGTIVIDYNIYGGIQSERHPHPGKPFIGTTRTAYLPNNKEGQEVLRLLRKAFDQKLIFTIGTSRTTGAEGMVTWNDIHHKTNTYGGPQQFGYPDDGYLARVKEELKSKGIE